Proteins from a single region of Gemmatimonadaceae bacterium:
- a CDS encoding efflux RND transporter permease subunit, whose translation MTSTRNRTWFALLAEQRRFVYLVVTLLSAAGIWAALQLPSAIYPELQFSRITVVTQGSALGARQILFAITRPIEEAVGVVPGVTRVQSRSIRGGSEINVTFSGSTDMQYALQQVQARVNQVSGTLPAGVEIEVERLTPSLFPILSYNLEGGDPPTLYDIAQYQIRPLFSRVPGVGRVDVQASDVREIEIVADPGRLAAQGMTYDDLANAIKTSTTVQAVGRVPADYRQYLIVTTNEAKSADDIANVVVAHGLRVRDLATVTPGTEDHVRIVAGDGRPAALLNITRQLGGNTVQIADSIANIAKNLASTLPSGVKLKPVYDQAALVRDAVKSVRDAMLIGAILAVIILLLFLRHGRVTAISASSIPLTMAITVYVMSLLGQTFNLMTLGAMAIAIGLVIDDAVVVTENIVRHLRINPDRDTAVREAVQELIWPVTTSTITTVVVFLPLGLLTGVEGQFFHALSITLTIAVMISLLLALTIIPLLSEQYLDVEQAEPDATGRPRGFLARVGGAIDALSDKYERALASSLHHTRLMIGAAVVLVIAGVVVHRFVGSGFLPEMDEGAFVLDYYSPGGTALNETDRMVHIVESKLLATPEIAGTSRRTGAELGLFATLQNRGDIAVRLKDPGQRDRSSQEVIDDVRPKIQAAVPRLRVEFVQILSDVINDLAGAARPVEIKLFGADLNQLEAYGAKLGEKVAKVDGVEDLFNGVSEPSAEMSMTIDEAEANRIGLTPDQVSAQVSSALLGADAGAVRLEDRSVGARVRAPDSVRYNPLLLGSLPIISSTTHTAVPLNALASFQTGESRAELLRENQQQMIDVTADISSRSLGTIMNDVKKVVADNPPPSGVRLEIAGQYANQQAAFHALLLVLAIASLSVVAVMVIQFESFVEPLVVLLAAPLSFVGAMFLLLITGTPLNVSSFMGLILLVGLIVKNGIILLDFTRHRMRVDGEALEPAIREAARIRLRPILMTTLCTLFGLLPLALGLGSGSEMQKPLALAVIGGLALSTPITLFVVPTLLVAIRGREHRLSPVTPLSPAPELSTPSRSV comes from the coding sequence ATGACGTCGACGCGCAACCGAACGTGGTTCGCGCTGCTCGCGGAGCAGCGGCGATTCGTCTATCTCGTGGTTACGTTGCTCAGTGCCGCGGGCATCTGGGCGGCGCTGCAGCTGCCGTCGGCGATCTATCCCGAGCTGCAATTCTCGCGGATCACGGTCGTGACGCAGGGCTCCGCGCTCGGCGCGCGGCAGATTCTGTTCGCGATCACGCGCCCGATCGAGGAAGCGGTGGGGGTCGTGCCGGGAGTGACGCGCGTGCAATCGCGGTCGATTCGCGGCGGCAGCGAGATCAACGTGACCTTCTCCGGCAGCACCGACATGCAGTACGCGCTGCAGCAAGTGCAGGCGCGCGTGAACCAGGTGTCGGGCACGCTGCCGGCCGGTGTCGAGATCGAAGTCGAGCGCCTCACGCCGTCGCTCTTTCCAATTCTCTCATACAATCTCGAGGGCGGCGACCCGCCGACGCTGTACGACATCGCCCAGTATCAGATTCGTCCGTTGTTCTCGCGCGTACCCGGCGTGGGGCGCGTCGACGTGCAGGCGAGCGACGTGCGCGAGATCGAGATCGTCGCCGATCCGGGCCGCTTGGCCGCACAGGGTATGACGTACGACGATCTGGCGAACGCGATCAAGACGTCGACGACGGTGCAGGCGGTGGGGCGCGTGCCGGCGGATTATCGACAATATCTCATCGTCACGACGAACGAAGCGAAGTCGGCCGACGACATCGCGAACGTCGTCGTCGCGCACGGGTTGCGGGTACGCGACCTCGCCACGGTGACGCCGGGGACCGAGGATCACGTGCGAATCGTGGCCGGCGACGGGCGGCCCGCCGCGCTGCTCAACATCACGCGGCAGCTCGGCGGCAACACGGTGCAGATCGCCGACAGCATCGCGAACATCGCGAAGAACCTCGCGTCGACGCTGCCGTCCGGCGTTAAGCTCAAGCCGGTGTACGATCAAGCCGCGCTCGTGCGCGACGCGGTGAAGTCGGTGCGCGACGCCATGCTGATCGGCGCCATACTCGCCGTGATCATCCTGCTGCTCTTTCTGCGACATGGCCGGGTGACGGCGATCAGCGCGTCGTCGATTCCGCTGACGATGGCGATCACCGTCTACGTGATGTCGCTGCTCGGGCAGACGTTCAACCTCATGACGCTGGGCGCGATGGCGATCGCGATCGGACTCGTCATCGACGACGCGGTCGTCGTGACGGAGAACATCGTGCGTCACCTGCGCATCAATCCCGATCGCGACACCGCGGTGCGCGAAGCCGTGCAGGAGCTCATCTGGCCGGTGACGACGTCGACGATCACCACCGTCGTCGTCTTTCTGCCGCTCGGCCTGCTCACTGGTGTAGAAGGCCAATTCTTTCACGCGCTGTCGATCACGCTGACGATCGCCGTGATGATCTCGCTGCTGCTCGCGCTCACGATCATTCCACTGTTGAGCGAGCAATATCTCGACGTCGAGCAGGCCGAGCCTGACGCCACTGGGCGGCCGCGCGGATTCCTGGCGCGCGTCGGCGGCGCGATCGACGCGCTGTCCGACAAGTACGAGCGCGCGCTTGCGTCGTCGCTGCACCACACGCGATTGATGATCGGCGCGGCGGTCGTGCTCGTGATCGCCGGAGTGGTCGTGCACCGGTTCGTTGGCTCGGGCTTCCTGCCCGAGATGGACGAAGGCGCGTTCGTGCTCGACTATTACAGTCCGGGCGGAACGGCGCTCAACGAAACCGACCGTATGGTGCACATCGTCGAGAGCAAGCTGCTGGCGACGCCCGAGATCGCCGGCACGTCGCGCCGAACCGGCGCGGAGCTGGGATTGTTCGCGACGTTGCAAAATCGCGGTGACATCGCGGTCCGGCTCAAGGATCCCGGTCAGCGCGATCGCTCGAGCCAGGAGGTGATCGATGACGTTCGGCCCAAGATTCAGGCGGCGGTGCCGCGGCTGCGCGTCGAGTTCGTGCAGATTCTGTCCGACGTGATCAACGATCTCGCCGGTGCGGCGCGCCCGGTCGAGATCAAGCTCTTCGGAGCGGACTTGAACCAGCTAGAAGCCTACGGCGCGAAGCTGGGCGAAAAGGTGGCGAAGGTCGACGGTGTCGAAGATCTCTTCAACGGCGTTTCGGAGCCGAGCGCCGAGATGTCCATGACGATCGACGAGGCGGAAGCGAATCGTATTGGACTCACGCCGGATCAAGTCAGCGCGCAAGTATCGAGTGCGCTGCTCGGCGCCGATGCGGGCGCGGTTCGGTTGGAGGATCGTTCCGTCGGCGCTCGCGTGCGCGCGCCCGATTCCGTGCGATACAATCCGTTGCTGCTCGGATCGCTGCCCATCATTTCCTCGACGACGCACACGGCCGTTCCACTCAACGCCCTCGCGTCATTTCAAACCGGCGAGTCGCGCGCCGAGCTGCTGCGCGAGAATCAGCAGCAGATGATCGACGTGACGGCGGACATCAGCAGCCGCTCGCTCGGCACCATCATGAACGACGTGAAGAAAGTCGTCGCCGACAACCCGCCTCCGTCGGGCGTGCGCCTCGAGATCGCGGGGCAGTACGCCAACCAGCAGGCGGCCTTTCATGCGCTGTTGTTGGTGTTGGCGATCGCGAGCCTGAGCGTCGTCGCCGTGATGGTGATTCAGTTCGAGTCATTCGTCGAACCGCTGGTGGTGCTGCTCGCGGCGCCGCTGTCGTTCGTCGGCGCGATGTTCCTGCTGCTCATCACGGGCACGCCGCTGAACGTGTCGTCGTTCATGGGCTTGATTCTGCTCGTCGGCCTGATCGTGAAGAACGGCATCATTCTGCTCGACTTCACGCGGCATCGCATGCGTGTCGACGGTGAAGCGCTCGAGCCGGCCATTCGCGAGGCGGCGCGTATTCGCCTGCGTCCCATCCTCATGACGACGCTCTGTACGCTCTTTGGTCTCTTGCCGCTCGCGCTCGGCCTCGGCTCGGGCAGCGAAATGCAGAAGCCGCTCGCGCTCGCCGTCATCGGCGGCCTCGCGCTGTCCACGCCGATCACGCTGTTCGTCGTTCCCACGCTGCTCGTCGCGATCCGCGGCCGGGAACATCGCTTGTCTCCCGTGACTCCCTTGTCTCCCGCTCCAGAGCTTTCCACTCCATCGAGGTCCGTATGA
- a CDS encoding efflux RND transporter periplasmic adaptor subunit, whose translation MRRSVWMLVCCTISVGCKGGEKAGDDDAPPAVVNANTIVVAPQAFTETVGAIGVVVGRAGHVATLSAGAPGRIASVNVSTGQAVAVGQPLVTLDPTTFEAALKSAQSAVDAASRNYERSERLANEGIVPRKDAETAAADLARAKSDLTTAEREASLATLRSPIAGVVTKMNATLGASADPSQPLVEISDPQTLDILLTLTPSAAGRVQRGAVVTLSAGQSATGEPLGIGRVTDIGATIDTATRGVQIRVQVPTTRRPLKIGETVFGQVAVATVPNAIVVPLEALVPEGEAYKVFVVDATNVAHERDVKVGGRTDKVAEITEGLKAGERIVTYGAYGMSDSAKVEPLKAAPVPAVGRGAAPAATPAAKGAAKPDSDKS comes from the coding sequence ATGAGACGATCGGTCTGGATGCTGGTCTGTTGCACGATCTCCGTCGGCTGCAAGGGCGGCGAGAAAGCGGGCGACGACGATGCTCCGCCGGCGGTGGTCAACGCGAACACGATCGTCGTCGCGCCCCAGGCATTCACCGAGACAGTGGGTGCGATCGGTGTCGTCGTCGGTCGCGCCGGACACGTCGCGACGTTGAGCGCCGGCGCGCCTGGCCGCATCGCGAGTGTGAATGTCTCGACCGGCCAAGCCGTCGCGGTCGGCCAGCCATTGGTGACGCTCGATCCCACGACCTTCGAAGCGGCGCTCAAGAGTGCGCAGAGCGCGGTCGACGCGGCCTCGCGCAACTACGAGCGTTCCGAGCGCCTTGCCAACGAGGGGATCGTCCCGCGTAAGGATGCCGAAACGGCGGCCGCGGATCTGGCGCGCGCGAAATCTGATTTGACGACGGCGGAGCGTGAGGCGTCGCTCGCCACGCTGCGCTCGCCGATCGCCGGCGTCGTCACGAAGATGAACGCCACACTCGGCGCATCGGCAGATCCGTCGCAGCCGCTCGTCGAGATTTCCGATCCGCAGACGCTCGACATCCTGCTGACGCTCACGCCGAGTGCGGCGGGGCGCGTGCAGCGCGGCGCTGTCGTCACGCTTTCCGCCGGACAAAGCGCGACGGGCGAGCCGCTCGGCATCGGTCGCGTGACGGACATCGGTGCGACGATCGACACCGCGACGCGCGGCGTGCAGATTCGCGTGCAGGTGCCGACGACCCGTCGGCCGCTCAAGATCGGCGAGACGGTGTTCGGGCAGGTCGCGGTGGCAACGGTGCCGAATGCCATCGTCGTTCCGCTCGAGGCATTGGTGCCCGAGGGCGAGGCGTACAAGGTGTTCGTCGTCGATGCGACCAATGTCGCGCACGAGCGTGACGTGAAGGTCGGCGGCCGCACCGACAAGGTTGCCGAGATCACGGAGGGATTGAAGGCCGGCGAGCGCATCGTGACGTATGGCGCGTACGGCATGTCGGACAGCGCGAAGGTCGAGCCGCTCAAGGCTGCGCCGGTGCCGGCCGTGGGACGTGGTGCGGCGCCAGCCGCGACACCCGCCGCGAAGGGTGCCGCGAAGCCCGACAGCGACAAGTCATGA